One genomic region from Haloarcula taiwanensis encodes:
- a CDS encoding cysteine methyltransferase, translated as MEAPTGDAGIYARESSYLDRYVQLGEAGDRIISLSFPSQPEADAGKDHALLDRIDEYLQGTEDDFADVTVGLTVPTDQRTVLEAVREIPYGEDASVAQVARMTPDLDADDEADLTQVREALAANPVPLLIPDHRVRDGPSAAPPPVEQKLRAIEGL; from the coding sequence ATGGAAGCACCGACCGGGGACGCAGGAATCTACGCCCGCGAGTCGTCGTATCTCGACCGGTACGTCCAGCTCGGAGAAGCCGGTGACCGGATCATCTCGCTGTCGTTTCCGTCGCAGCCGGAGGCCGACGCTGGCAAGGACCACGCCCTGCTCGACCGTATCGACGAGTATCTTCAGGGGACCGAAGACGACTTCGCAGATGTCACCGTCGGCCTCACGGTCCCGACGGACCAGCGCACAGTGCTCGAAGCCGTTCGAGAGATTCCTTACGGCGAGGACGCCTCCGTCGCACAGGTCGCTCGCATGACACCGGATCTGGACGCTGACGACGAGGCCGACCTCACACAGGTACGGGAGGCACTGGCCGCGAACCCCGTGCCACTGCTGATTCCGGACCATCGGGTTCGCGACGGGCCGAGTGCCGCGCCGCCGCCCGTCGAGCAGAAGCTCCGCGCTATCGAGGGGCTCTAG
- a CDS encoding protease codes for MPEWAAFVGLTGFLLTALLGLARLSQGAVRPDGGVSSTVDSVSMPDGDPTIPRFETQRAAAQRRQMRDTLAPSDLSTGALLANVAFTQGLFGVLLVAGAFYFEIPASAFGITADALSTGLPALAVGIGAGVGFWMGNELAAALADGFGVAFDESLRELLAPDSAGGWIVLLGGVLPVIAIVEELLFRAAAIGVPVAGLNAPAWAMAIVASVAFALGHGAQGRVGIVVTGTLGLGLAGLFIATNSFLAVVLAHYLVNALELIVHEGLGVDRLWV; via the coding sequence ATGCCCGAGTGGGCCGCGTTCGTCGGCCTGACGGGGTTTCTTTTAACCGCACTGCTCGGTCTCGCACGACTCTCACAGGGAGCCGTACGGCCCGACGGCGGCGTCTCGTCCACAGTCGACAGCGTTTCGATGCCCGACGGAGATCCGACCATCCCACGCTTCGAAACCCAGCGGGCCGCGGCCCAGCGGCGGCAGATGCGCGACACGCTCGCGCCGAGTGACCTCTCGACCGGGGCGTTGCTCGCCAACGTCGCATTCACGCAGGGGCTGTTCGGTGTCCTGCTAGTCGCCGGGGCGTTCTACTTCGAAATCCCGGCCAGTGCGTTCGGTATTACTGCGGACGCGCTCTCGACTGGACTGCCGGCGCTAGCTGTCGGTATCGGCGCGGGAGTCGGGTTCTGGATGGGCAACGAACTCGCCGCCGCGCTCGCCGACGGCTTCGGGGTCGCCTTCGACGAGTCGCTGCGAGAACTGCTCGCCCCGGACTCGGCCGGCGGCTGGATTGTACTGCTGGGCGGTGTCCTGCCGGTCATCGCTATCGTCGAGGAACTGCTGTTCCGGGCGGCGGCTATCGGCGTCCCCGTAGCCGGCCTCAACGCACCGGCGTGGGCGATGGCTATCGTCGCCTCCGTCGCCTTCGCGCTGGGCCACGGCGCACAGGGTCGTGTGGGAATCGTCGTCACCGGCACGCTGGGGCTGGGACTCGCCGGCCTGTTTATCGCGACAAACAGCTTCCTCGCAGTCGTCCTCGCCCACTATCTCGTCAATGCCCTCGAACTGATTGTCCACGAGGGGCTTGGCGTCGACCGGCTCTGGGTCTAG